The following proteins come from a genomic window of Malus domestica chromosome 02, GDT2T_hap1:
- the LOC103450847 gene encoding ankyrin repeat-containing protein BDA1-like: MEKMEKKLMDAAMAGDTGALNDLIAEDPLVLDRALVSCVAETPLHVASLLGHLAFVTELLSRNPELASELDSQGSTPLHLAAAKGHVEIVKELVLADPGACAVRNLDGRTALHVAAAKGRVKVVDELVGVGSEWTRALTDRGETALHLCVGRNRLEGLKVLVKAVGKDDEFVNWKDCDGNTVLHIAVAKKLIEIIKFLLFETGVNVNALNASSATALDILMQSPRDLRDMEIEDFLRGAGAQSARDLRNIEHDWVHAPTKERQILRHRGSALSSKVSESMKPAENKKPTDWLGRKRSSLMVVASLLATVAFQAAITPPGGVWQDDQQVDENGNPVENPHTVGTSVMAYKQGKEYGLVMIFNTISFLASLSIILLLVSGLPIKRRRWMWIQMVIMWVAVSTLVVTYFITLRHMSPSEENVQIVLRRVTEISGWTWLTLMVVVFFGNVIRMNLWILRKYGYIKPKDVEPSNVDDELELGEVRTED; encoded by the exons ATGgagaagatggagaagaagcTTATGGATGCAGCCATGGCGGGAGATACGGGGGCGCTTAATGATCTGATCGCAGAGGACCCACTTGTTCTCGACAGAGCTTTAGTCTCCTGCGTCGCCGAGACGCCGCTTCACGTAGCTTCATTGCTGGGTCACCTGGCTTTTGTTACCGAGTTACTTAGCCGCAACCCCGAGTTGGCCTCCGAGCTGGACTCGCAGGGGTCAACGCCTCTCCACCTGGCGGCAGCGAAGGGGCACGTGGAGATAGTGAAAGAGCTGGTTCTGGCGGATCCTGGGGCGTGTGCGGTGAGGAACTTAGACGGGAGGACGGCGCTCCACGTCGCGGCTGCCAAGGGGCGGGTTAAGGTGGTGGATGAGTTGGTCGGAGTTGGGAGTGAGTGGACTCGGGCGTTGACGGACCGAGGCGAGACGGCGCTGCACTTGTGCGTTGGGCGTAATCGGTTGGAGGGGTTGAAGGTTTTGGTTAAGGCAGTTGGGAAAGATGATGAGTTTGTGAATTGGAAGGATTGCGATGGTAACACCGTTTTGCATATTGCCGTGGCCAAGAAGCTAATCGAG ATTATCAAATTCTTGCTTTTTGAAACCGGAGTGAATGTGAATGCGTTGAATGCAAGCAGCGCTACGGCTTTAGACATTCTGATGCAGAGTCCTAGAGATTTGAGGGATATGGAGATTGAGGATTTCCTTCGAGGTGCTGGGGCTCAAAGTGCAAGGGATCTACGTAACATTGAGCACGACTGGGTTCACGCTCCAACTAAAGAACGTCAGATACTAAGACATCGAGGATCAGCGCTGTCCTCGAAAGTGAGTGAGTCTATGAAACCGGCTGAGAACAAGAAGCCTACTGATTGGCTTGGTAGGAAGAGAAGTTCATTGATGGTGGTGGCATCTCTCCTTGCAACTGTTGCCTTCCAAGCTGCAATAACCCCTCCGGGAGGTGTTTGGCAGGATGACCAGCAAGTCGATGAAAATGGCAACCCTGTGGAGAACCCTCACACCGTTGGAACATCTGTCATGGCATATAAGCAGGGAAAAGAATATGGTCtagtaatgatttttaacacaATCTCTTTCCTCGCGTCCCTAAGCATAATTCTTCTGCTCGTTAGCGGGCTACCTATCAAACGGAGGAGGTGGATGTGGATACAAATGGTCATAATGTGGGTTGCTGTCTCAACACTAGTAGTAACATATTTCATCACTCTCCGTCATATGTCACCTAGTGAAGAAAATGTGCAGATCGTGTTACGTAGGGTAACTGAGATATCAGGTTGGACATGGTTGACTTTAATGGTGGTTGTTTTCTTTGGCAATGTTATTCGTATGAATCTATGGATTCTCAGAAAGTATGGTTATATTAAGCCAAAAGATGTGGAGCCATCTAACGTTGATGATGAACTTGAACTTGGAGAGGTGAGAACTGAGGATTAA